The following proteins are encoded in a genomic region of Verrucomicrobiia bacterium:
- a CDS encoding dihydrodipicolinate synthase family protein, translating to MNNTLPQSGVFPALWTPTDAGGRLLEAGVREQIAHLRAAGVHGLMILGSTGEFPLFGASEREDLLRRLVALAAPLPVIANISDIRPAVVARLARAARESGCAAVAVLPPWYFAISQADLLEFFLRAAEAAAPVPVWLYNFPERVGTGIATETLASFADRMPLGGVKLSGGAWALHAEVVALGRQRGFPVWTGWDTRLADAMALGCSGCISGLANFAAEAVLAVFRAMHSGDPAAAAPATRQLQEMAAAFEGLNFPHDIAAGMAARGRVTGEPKQVMSERSRLAVEHARTRLEALFRSWGWT from the coding sequence GTGAACAACACCCTTCCCCAGTCTGGAGTCTTCCCGGCGCTCTGGACCCCGACCGATGCTGGCGGGCGCCTCCTGGAGGCCGGCGTGCGTGAGCAGATCGCGCACCTGCGGGCCGCCGGAGTCCACGGCTTGATGATTCTCGGAAGCACCGGCGAGTTTCCGTTGTTCGGCGCGTCGGAACGTGAGGACCTTTTGCGCCGTCTGGTGGCACTGGCGGCGCCGCTGCCGGTGATCGCCAACATCAGCGACATCCGGCCGGCCGTCGTGGCGCGCCTGGCGCGCGCGGCCCGCGAGTCCGGATGCGCCGCGGTGGCGGTGCTGCCGCCGTGGTATTTCGCGATCAGTCAGGCGGACCTCCTCGAGTTCTTCCTGCGGGCCGCTGAAGCCGCGGCGCCGGTCCCGGTCTGGCTGTACAATTTTCCGGAACGGGTGGGCACCGGGATTGCGACGGAAACCCTGGCGTCGTTTGCCGATCGGATGCCGTTGGGGGGCGTCAAGCTGAGCGGCGGCGCCTGGGCGCTCCACGCCGAGGTCGTCGCCTTGGGACGCCAGCGCGGGTTTCCGGTATGGACCGGATGGGATACGCGGCTCGCCGATGCCATGGCCCTGGGCTGTTCGGGCTGCATCAGCGGGCTGGCCAATTTCGCTGCCGAGGCGGTGTTGGCCGTATTCCGGGCGATGCACTCGGGTGACCCGGCCGCAGCGGCACCCGCCACCCGCCAGTTGCAGGAGATGGCGGCGGCATTTGAAGGTCTCAATTTTCCGCATGACATCGCGGCCGGGATGGCGGCGCGCGGCCGTGTCACCGGCGAGCCCAAGCAGGTGATGTCGGAGCGGTCCCGTCTGGCGGTCGAGCACGCCCGGACCCGGCTGGAGGCCCTGTTCCGTTCCTGGGGCTGGACATGA
- a CDS encoding PQQ-dependent sugar dehydrogenase has protein sequence MALLGFASLGVVEAQYLVSSPPRLPYTASSAGYQLVNAMPNLNFPMIICLAVPPGRTNELFVVERAGRIFAITNLASPTLTVFLDLRSRTFTAGECGMTGLAFHPNYAANRTFFVFYTPTNQARGRMENTVVRFQTDPTNPWRALPASEQELFAQHDTNDVHQAGDLHFGPDGYLYVALGDGGWSTGWSNVQRIDRDFFSGILRLDVDQRPGSLAPNPHPAVVGGYRIPPDNPFIGTTSFAGSAVNPAAVRTEFWAVGMRNPFRFSFDSATGHLYATDIGNVTREEINRVVRGGNYGSDRYEGSVQLKTPTPGVTYRPPLYEYGRSGGDPNFQGICVIGGVVYRGTRHPELIGRYVFGDYGTRHIWALDPGQPSGPGVTRLLTASGAPISFFVHPGTGDLLVVERNGSTGRISRLQRTEGGGGPALPQTLSATGVFADLRSLEAREGMLPYEVNLPFWSDHAVKYRWFFLQDPSAVITRDATDRWSFPAGTVWVKHFELDLVRGNPATRRRLETRFLVKTAGGAYGITYRWRPDGTDADLVPEGGSDETILIQDGGVFRGQHWRYPGRAECMVCHNGTAGEVLGFSTRQLNRSVLVGGTPINQLTALGNLGVLQPPHSHPETLTRLAPPGDLTSSLEHRFRSYLDVNCAYCHLPGGVGRGLWDGRLETAFHEAGIVNGAVLEDLGINGARVIAPNQLTQSMIWHRISQMGDRHMPPLATSELNAEGMELVREFVGESPALRTTWMVGTRQGPTAPGYPGSAFAEFSVQNQKADPGPGAVTRLPGDPQFSASDNPGADDNFYFAGTYPAGFNGLTAPLNVPNDEPPVAWERAHSGADRTNRVLFVLSGAHVVSGARLRLQFEICSGAASTPGSPVTFGEHHVLVRYINPTGQVTPILSRTLTAPGPVEVVFPASEVSAAAGPNAIEVIRTGPSAAGVSYWLIYDYLRVDSDVAGGFPLP, from the coding sequence ATGGCCCTTCTTGGTTTTGCGTCGCTGGGAGTCGTCGAGGCCCAGTACCTGGTGTCGAGCCCGCCCCGGCTGCCCTACACGGCATCCTCCGCAGGCTATCAGCTGGTCAACGCGATGCCCAACCTGAATTTCCCGATGATCATATGCCTGGCGGTGCCGCCGGGACGGACCAATGAGCTTTTTGTCGTCGAGCGGGCCGGACGGATCTTCGCCATCACCAACCTGGCCTCCCCGACCCTGACGGTATTCCTCGATCTCCGGTCCCGGACATTTACCGCGGGGGAATGCGGCATGACGGGCCTGGCGTTTCACCCCAACTATGCGGCAAACCGCACGTTCTTCGTCTTCTACACGCCGACCAATCAGGCCAGGGGTCGCATGGAGAACACCGTCGTGCGTTTCCAGACCGATCCGACGAATCCGTGGCGCGCCCTGCCGGCCTCGGAGCAGGAGTTGTTCGCGCAGCACGACACCAATGACGTCCATCAGGCGGGCGACCTTCACTTCGGGCCGGATGGCTACCTGTACGTGGCCCTCGGAGACGGCGGTTGGTCCACGGGCTGGTCCAATGTCCAGCGGATTGACCGCGATTTCTTCTCCGGAATTTTGCGACTGGACGTGGATCAACGTCCGGGAAGTCTGGCGCCGAATCCGCATCCTGCCGTGGTGGGCGGATACCGGATCCCTCCGGACAACCCGTTTATTGGGACGACGTCCTTTGCCGGATCCGCCGTCAATCCGGCAGCCGTGCGCACTGAGTTCTGGGCGGTGGGCATGCGGAATCCCTTCCGATTCAGCTTCGATTCGGCCACGGGACACCTGTACGCCACGGACATCGGAAATGTGACCCGCGAGGAAATCAACCGGGTGGTGCGCGGAGGCAACTACGGTTCGGATCGCTACGAAGGCTCGGTGCAGCTCAAGACGCCAACGCCAGGCGTCACCTACCGGCCGCCGCTCTACGAGTATGGCCGCTCAGGCGGAGATCCCAACTTTCAGGGAATTTGCGTGATCGGTGGCGTGGTCTACCGCGGGACGCGCCATCCGGAGCTGATCGGCCGGTATGTGTTCGGTGACTATGGGACGAGACATATCTGGGCACTTGATCCCGGACAGCCGTCCGGGCCCGGGGTCACACGGCTCCTCACGGCATCCGGCGCTCCCATTTCGTTCTTCGTACATCCGGGCACCGGCGACCTTCTGGTTGTGGAACGGAACGGATCCACCGGGCGGATCTCCCGCCTGCAGCGCACCGAGGGGGGCGGCGGGCCCGCCCTGCCCCAGACCCTGAGCGCCACCGGCGTCTTCGCGGACTTGCGGTCGCTCGAAGCCCGGGAGGGCATGCTGCCCTACGAGGTGAATCTCCCATTCTGGTCCGACCACGCCGTGAAGTACCGCTGGTTCTTCCTGCAGGATCCCAGTGCGGTGATCACGCGCGATGCCACCGACCGGTGGTCCTTCCCCGCAGGCACGGTGTGGGTCAAGCATTTCGAGCTGGATCTGGTGCGCGGCAATCCAGCCACACGGCGGCGGCTGGAAACCCGCTTCCTCGTCAAAACCGCAGGCGGCGCCTATGGCATCACCTACCGATGGCGTCCGGATGGCACCGATGCAGACCTCGTGCCCGAAGGCGGTTCCGACGAGACGATCCTGATTCAAGACGGCGGGGTCTTCCGCGGTCAGCACTGGAGGTATCCCGGACGGGCCGAATGCATGGTCTGTCACAACGGCACGGCAGGTGAGGTGTTGGGGTTCAGTACACGTCAACTGAACCGCTCCGTCCTGGTGGGTGGCACACCGATCAATCAGCTCACCGCGCTGGGGAACCTCGGTGTCCTTCAACCGCCACACTCCCACCCGGAGACGTTGACACGCCTCGCACCGCCGGGAGACCTCACGTCATCGCTGGAGCACCGCTTCAGGTCCTATTTGGATGTCAATTGCGCCTACTGCCATCTGCCGGGCGGCGTGGGTCGCGGGCTGTGGGACGGGCGCCTGGAAACGGCCTTCCATGAGGCGGGCATCGTGAATGGGGCCGTCCTGGAGGATCTCGGCATCAATGGGGCCCGGGTGATCGCCCCCAATCAACTGACGCAGTCCATGATCTGGCACCGCATTTCCCAGATGGGCGACCGCCATATGCCGCCTTTGGCGACCTCTGAACTCAACGCCGAAGGCATGGAACTGGTGCGGGAGTTTGTCGGGGAATCTCCCGCCTTGAGAACGACCTGGATGGTCGGCACCCGGCAGGGTCCGACAGCACCGGGCTACCCGGGGTCGGCCTTTGCCGAGTTCTCAGTACAAAACCAGAAGGCGGATCCCGGGCCCGGGGCGGTCACGCGGCTTCCAGGGGATCCCCAGTTTTCCGCCTCGGACAATCCCGGTGCGGACGATAACTTCTACTTTGCCGGGACCTATCCCGCCGGTTTCAACGGGCTCACCGCCCCGCTGAACGTCCCCAACGACGAGCCGCCCGTTGCCTGGGAGCGGGCCCATTCCGGAGCCGACCGGACCAACCGCGTCCTTTTCGTGCTCTCCGGAGCCCACGTGGTTTCCGGGGCCAGGCTGCGCTTGCAGTTCGAAATCTGTTCCGGAGCGGCCTCCACTCCCGGTTCGCCCGTGACCTTCGGCGAGCACCACGTCCTCGTGCGCTACATCAATCCCACCGGCCAGGTGACCCCGATCCTGAGCCGGACCCTTACGGCGCCCGGACCCGTGGAGGTCGTCTTCCCCGCGAGTGAAGTGTCCGCGGCGGCCGGACCCAACGCCATCGAAGTGATCCGCACAGGCCCCTCCGCCGCCGGAGTCTCCTATTGGCTCATCTATGACTATTTGCGTGTGGACAGCGATGTCGCCGGCGGATTTCCCCTGCCCTGA